The Malus sylvestris chromosome 12, drMalSylv7.2, whole genome shotgun sequence genome contains a region encoding:
- the LOC126592515 gene encoding abscisic acid receptor PYL4-like isoform X2 — translation MPPNPPKSSVLLHRVHTATSATSNMASSQYQNQRGGGAAALLLNNNSNNNSKKRATVPEVVAGHHTHAVGPNQCCSAVTKEIAAPVSTVWSVVRRFDNPQAYKHFVKSCHVIAGGGDVGSLREVQVISGLPANNSTERLEILDDESHVISFSMVGGDHRLSNYRSVTTLHPSSRAGGGTVVVESYVVDVPHGNTRDDTCIFVDTIVRCNLQSLAQIAEDIASKTQCC, via the exons ATGCCCCCCAACCCGCCCAAATCCTCAGTCTTGCTCCACCGTGTCCACACCGCCACGTCGGCGACATCCAATATGGCGTCGTCGCAGTACCAAAACCAAAGAGGCGGAGGAGCTGCTGCACTGCTACTCAACAACaatagtaataataatagtAAGAAGCGGGCCACAGTACCAGAAGTGGTGGCGGGGCACCACACGCATGCGGTGGGTCCTAACCAGTGCTGCTCCGCCGTGACTAAAGAGATCGCTGCGCCCGTGTCCACCGTGTGGTCGGTGGTGCGGCGCTTCGATAACCCGCAGGCGTACAAGCACTTCGTCAAGAGCTGCCACGTCATCGCGGGTGGCGGCGACGTGGGGTCGCTGCGGGAGGTGCAGGTGATATCGGGGCTGCCTGCGAACAACAGCACGGAGAGGCTGGAGATTCTTGACGACGAGAGCCACGTCATCAGCTTCAGCATGGTTGGCGGGGACCATCGGCTGTCGAACTACAGGTCGGTGACGACGCTGCACCCGTCGTCGCGCGCAGGCGGCGGAACGGTGGTGGTGGAGTCGTACGTGGTGGACGTGCCGCACGGGAACACAAGGGATGACACGTGTATTTTCGTGGACACCATTGTTCGTTGCAACCTGCAGTCACTCGCTCAGATCGCCGAGGATATAGCTAGCAAGACGCAA TGCTGCTGA
- the LOC126592515 gene encoding abscisic acid receptor PYL4-like isoform X1 produces the protein MPPNPPKSSVLLHRVHTATSATSNMASSQYQNQRGGGAAALLLNNNSNNNSKKRATVPEVVAGHHTHAVGPNQCCSAVTKEIAAPVSTVWSVVRRFDNPQAYKHFVKSCHVIAGGGDVGSLREVQVISGLPANNSTERLEILDDESHVISFSMVGGDHRLSNYRSVTTLHPSSRAGGGTVVVESYVVDVPHGNTRDDTCIFVDTIVRCNLQSLAQIAEDIASKTQEGTKEHKKWKDRQSLSNL, from the exons ATGCCCCCCAACCCGCCCAAATCCTCAGTCTTGCTCCACCGTGTCCACACCGCCACGTCGGCGACATCCAATATGGCGTCGTCGCAGTACCAAAACCAAAGAGGCGGAGGAGCTGCTGCACTGCTACTCAACAACaatagtaataataatagtAAGAAGCGGGCCACAGTACCAGAAGTGGTGGCGGGGCACCACACGCATGCGGTGGGTCCTAACCAGTGCTGCTCCGCCGTGACTAAAGAGATCGCTGCGCCCGTGTCCACCGTGTGGTCGGTGGTGCGGCGCTTCGATAACCCGCAGGCGTACAAGCACTTCGTCAAGAGCTGCCACGTCATCGCGGGTGGCGGCGACGTGGGGTCGCTGCGGGAGGTGCAGGTGATATCGGGGCTGCCTGCGAACAACAGCACGGAGAGGCTGGAGATTCTTGACGACGAGAGCCACGTCATCAGCTTCAGCATGGTTGGCGGGGACCATCGGCTGTCGAACTACAGGTCGGTGACGACGCTGCACCCGTCGTCGCGCGCAGGCGGCGGAACGGTGGTGGTGGAGTCGTACGTGGTGGACGTGCCGCACGGGAACACAAGGGATGACACGTGTATTTTCGTGGACACCATTGTTCGTTGCAACCTGCAGTCACTCGCTCAGATCGCCGAGGATATAGCTAGCAAGACGCAA GAAGGCACGAAAGAACACAAAAAATGGAAggacagacaatccttgtccaattTATAA
- the LOC126594167 gene encoding uncharacterized protein LOC126594167 isoform X1, protein MKECHTLILFLLMLGLRMQTIVHSMAAMYVNGAILSSHNGNSSFQSHSGASSIFVAPGSPSVFTQNFGYGFNASNSSNMAAPQSSFPQYGTSNGNGFQSSGNNLEVKELGFMVIMVTRAGIMVAINQDTWAIMHIKGLIHKLLYMQILHFKTIILSFSTILLRTVFSLVPLVIRDFIQHLQMCLLIFLRHLFFHQGQGNKGSTISRKE, encoded by the exons ATGAAAGAATGTCATacacttattttatttttattgatgcTTGGCCTAAGAATGCAAACTATTGTTCATAGTATGGCTGCTATGTATGTCAATGGGGCAATACTTTCTTCTCATAATGGTAATTCATCGTTTCAATCTCATTCTGGCGCGTCTAGTATTTTTGTTGCTCCTGGCTCTCCTTCTGTATTTACACAAAATTTTGGATATGGTTTTAATGCTTCTAATTCTTCAAACATGGCTGCTCCACAATCTTCTTTTCCTCAGTATGGAACTTCAAATGGTAATGGTTTTCAATCATCTGGCAATAATTTGGAGGTCAAGGAACTAGGCTTTATGGTAATAATGGTTACAAGGGCAGGAATAATGGTGGCTATAAACCAAG ACACATGGGCAATTATGCATATCAAGGGGCTCATCCACAAGCTTCTTTACATGCAAATTTTGCATTTCAAGACCATCATTCTCAGTTTCAGTACAATTCTTCTCAGAACGGTTTTTTCGCTGGTACCTCTGGTTATCAGGGATTTCATTCAGCATCTTCAAATGTGCCTCCTGATTTTTCTGCGCCACCTTTTTTTTCATCAGG
- the LOC126594167 gene encoding uncharacterized protein LOC126594167 isoform X2, with product MSMGQYFLLIMYGTSNGNGFQSSGNNLEVKELGFMVIMVTRAGIMVAINQDTWAIMHIKGLIHKLLYMQILHFKTIILSFSTILLRTVFSLVPLVIRDFIQHLQMCLLIFLRHLFFHQGQGNKGSTISRKE from the exons ATGTCAATGGGGCAATACTTTCTTCTCATAATG TATGGAACTTCAAATGGTAATGGTTTTCAATCATCTGGCAATAATTTGGAGGTCAAGGAACTAGGCTTTATGGTAATAATGGTTACAAGGGCAGGAATAATGGTGGCTATAAACCAAG ACACATGGGCAATTATGCATATCAAGGGGCTCATCCACAAGCTTCTTTACATGCAAATTTTGCATTTCAAGACCATCATTCTCAGTTTCAGTACAATTCTTCTCAGAACGGTTTTTTCGCTGGTACCTCTGGTTATCAGGGATTTCATTCAGCATCTTCAAATGTGCCTCCTGATTTTTCTGCGCCACCTTTTTTTTCATCAGG